A single Triticum dicoccoides isolate Atlit2015 ecotype Zavitan chromosome 2A, WEW_v2.0, whole genome shotgun sequence DNA region contains:
- the LOC119359297 gene encoding putative ATP synthase protein YMF19, whose protein sequence is MPQLDKLTYFSQFFWLCLLLFTFYILLFNNNNGILGISRILKLRNQLLSRRGGEIQSKDPKNLEDISRKGFSTGLSYMYSSLSEVSQWCKTVDYLGKRRKITLISDFGEISGSRGMERQILYLISKSSYNTSSSRITCWKNIMLTHVPHGQGSIVL, encoded by the coding sequence ATGCCTCAACTTGATAAATTAACTTATTTCTCACAATTTTTCTGGTTATGTCTTCTCCTCTTTACTTTTTATATTCTCTTATTTAATAATAATAATGGAATACTTGGAATTAGTAGAATTCTCAAACTACGGAACCAACTGCTTTCGCGCCGGGGGGGCGAGATCCAGAGCAAGGACCCTAAGAATCTGGAAGATATCTCGAGAAAAGGTTTTAGCACCGGTCTCTCATATATGTACTCCAGTTTATCCGAAGTATCCCAATGGTGTAAGACCGTCGACTATTTGGGAAAAAGGAGGAAAATCACTCTGATCTCTGATTTCGGAGAAATAAGTGGCTCACGAGGAATGGAGAGACAGATTCTCTATTTGATCTCGAAGTCCTCATATAACACTTCTTCCAGTCGGATCACTTGTTGGAAAAACATAATGCTCACACATGTTCCACACGGGCAAGGAAGCATAGTATTATGA